In the Mya arenaria isolate MELC-2E11 chromosome 11, ASM2691426v1 genome, one interval contains:
- the LOC128208356 gene encoding uncharacterized protein LOC128208356: MSQHYRLSECLNITDHQNASTLQAVRMPQYYRPSECLNMSDHQNASTLQTIRMSQHYRPSECLNITDHQNVLILQTIRMPQHYRPSECLNITAHQNASTLQTIRMSQHYRPSECLNITDHQNVSTLQTIRMPQHYRPSECLNITDHQNASTLQTIRMPQHYRPSECLNITDHQNVSTLQTIRMPQHYRPSECLKMSDHQNVSTLQTIRMSQHYRPSECLNITDHQNASTLQTIRMSQHYRPSECLNITDHQNVSTLQTIRMSQHYRPSECLNITGHQNALTCQAIRMSQHYRPSECLNITDHQNVSTLQTIRMSQHYRPSECLNITGHQNVSTLQTIRMPQHYRPSECRQNTNISVPFRRHK; the protein is encoded by the coding sequence ATGTCTCAACATTACAGACTGTCAGAATGCCTCAATATTACAGACCATCAGAATGCCTCAACATTACAGGCTGTCAGAATGCCTCAATATTACAGACCGTCAGAATGCCTCAACATGTCAGACCATCAAAATGCCTCAACATTACAGACCATCAGAATGTCTCAACATTACAGACCATCAGAATGCCTCAACATTACAGACCATCAGAATGTCTTAATATTACAGACCATCAGAATGCCTCAACATTACAGGCCATCAGAATGCCTCAACATTACAGCCCATCAGAATGCCTCAACATTACAGACCATCAGAATGTCTCAACATTACAGACCATCAGAATGCCTCAACATTACAGACCATCAGAATGTCTCAACATTACAGACCATCAGAATGCCTCAACATTACAGACCATCAGAATGTCTCAACATTACAGACCATCAGAATGCCTCAACATTACAGACCATCAGAATGCCTCAACATTACAGACCATCAGAATGCCTCAACATTACAGACCATCAGAATGTCTCAACATTACAGACCATCAGAATGCCTCAACATTACAGACCATCAGAATGCCTTAAAATGTCAGACCATCAGAATGTCTCAACATTACAGACCATCAGAATGTCTCAACATTACAGACCATCAGAATGCCTCAACATTACAGACCATCAGAATGCCTCAACATTACAGACCATCAGAATGTCTCAACATTACAGACCATCAGAATGTCTCAACATTACAGACCATCAGAATGTCTCAACATTACAGACCATCAGAATGTCTCAACATTACAGACCATCAGAATGTCTCAACATTACAGGCCATCAAAATGCCTTAACATGTCAGGCCATCAGAATGTCTCAACATTACAGACCATCAGAATGTCTCAACATTACAGACCATCAGAATGTCTCAACATTACAGACCATCAGAATGTCTCAACATTACAGGCCATCAGAATGCCTCAACATTACAGGCCATCAGAATGTCTCAACATTACAGACCATCAGAATGCCTCAACATTACAGGCCATCAGAATGCAGACAGAACACCAATATTTCAGTGCCATTTCGGAGACACAAGTGA